From a region of the Hymenobacter jejuensis genome:
- a CDS encoding DUF4979 domain-containing protein produces the protein MLSAFFCLGGLTLLHTSALAQQGALNDDFSTGSNSGWITPVTGSSSQVTNGQLVVNMAVQDASRGYYRGDFQKSGGVTFHAGTHPIVAVKFNKPPRANFFFDTNLGSYNGTNNNATKIETATGNVYYWDLSTGKLGSTTLSRTQPTTVSLFQFKLAEIVLTQAEIAAKDFSFEVSWVKTFSSVDELRAYATPVGTPHPVFEYTGQFVHPGLLHNAADLARIKSLVDTKFGRAYKSYQLLAASSKASSSYAKAGPFKLLTRDATLTIATPTGTASGGAVKNGVESDFMAAYYNALMWNITGNEAHAQKAVEIIDAYADFTVGIAGTDAELNGLYGFMLANAAELMRSTYPAWGADRVQKCQAMLKNVFYPTLQNFKPCAHGNWDIICMKALMAIAIFSEDTPMFNKVVNYFYYGEGNGSIDRYVLTPAGQLQESNRDQPHTMLAIGSLAEIAEIALKQGTDLYSASNNAIMRGYEYTAKYNLGYDVPYQTSYDYCEKNYTDYTPEAISAVERGVFRAVFEIAYNHYVFRKNQKMPYTLEVLGRTGPEGAPFGADNPGYGSLFFYLNPKEDYEYTGGAVDPAVGLLNDNFTTGTDGWQAATAGSTATAADGQLKITIVTPVGGKGRGDMKKPNTTLYPNNYPILAIKMKKPAAVNLTLDTNLGAYGNGANKWTGKVGEDIYYYDMTKVGFGAGPMFITTPTSLGTFQFKVADITSGESSYTVDWVKTVKSVNDLLAYDPNTGLINDNFTAGTDGWAPATSGSTAIAENGQLKVSLATLAGGKGRGDIKRTAGATLYPANYPILAIKLKNPAVVNLTLDTNLGSFGNGGNRYTGKVGEHIYYFDLSKTGFGPDGTLLSAPTALALFQLKVADITSGEAGYLVDWVKTVKTVEELQGFVAPDYQDVVFPVLAEKKVGDADFTPATSSAGLAITYRSSNPEVATVVDGRVHLVGAGSAEITASQPGNNAYYPAEAITRTLTVAKGNQEITFAPVGNQVYGSGPIEVPVVATSSSGLPVTVTVSSGPAQLSGSLLTVTGIGTIILQASQAGSANYLAAANVEQSFEVQDLTKPTVQTKNITLQLNEFGSAVLAPAQVNEGSSDNYTAAANLKLVLDQTTFGCDQVGPNKVTLTVTDESGNSASGTAVVTVLGEKPSPSIVATPSSVYVNGVPTLYIGYGPQSATLTASGGSSYAWSPATGLSDATSAAPVFTPTAAGTYIFTVTATSSTGCKATTTLTLTVEDVRCGAGSDKVQVCHKGQVICVAAGALNAHLGHGDQLGSCAPTASRNPGQELKAPALATTAPIFEAYPNPFAESTTVHFRATQTTQAKLQVYNALGQLVATLYEGQAQADQDYHVSLSGQALANGLYTCRLSLGGKLYTQRLALTK, from the coding sequence ATGCTTTCGGCATTTTTTTGCCTAGGCGGCCTTACGCTGCTGCACACGTCGGCGCTGGCCCAGCAAGGGGCGCTGAACGATGATTTCTCGACGGGCAGCAACTCCGGCTGGATTACCCCAGTGACCGGCTCTTCCAGCCAGGTAACAAACGGTCAGCTGGTCGTGAACATGGCCGTGCAAGATGCCAGCCGGGGCTACTACCGCGGCGATTTTCAGAAAAGCGGCGGAGTTACTTTTCACGCCGGCACGCACCCCATTGTCGCGGTCAAATTCAACAAGCCCCCGCGGGCAAATTTCTTCTTTGACACCAACCTGGGCTCGTATAACGGCACCAACAACAACGCCACCAAGATCGAGACGGCCACGGGCAACGTGTACTACTGGGACCTGTCAACCGGAAAGCTCGGCAGCACAACCCTGTCACGTACCCAGCCTACTACCGTGTCTTTGTTTCAGTTCAAACTCGCGGAAATCGTCCTCACCCAGGCAGAGATTGCCGCCAAGGATTTTTCCTTTGAGGTGAGCTGGGTGAAGACTTTTAGCTCAGTAGATGAGTTGCGCGCTTACGCAACGCCGGTGGGCACGCCGCACCCCGTATTTGAATATACTGGGCAGTTTGTTCATCCAGGATTGCTGCACAATGCAGCTGATTTAGCCCGCATCAAAAGCTTGGTAGACACTAAGTTTGGTCGCGCTTATAAAAGCTATCAGCTGCTGGCCGCTTCATCTAAGGCTTCGTCTTCTTACGCCAAAGCCGGGCCTTTTAAGCTGCTTACCCGCGATGCTACCCTGACCATCGCAACGCCTACGGGGACGGCCTCCGGCGGCGCCGTGAAGAACGGTGTGGAAAGCGACTTTATGGCCGCCTACTACAATGCCCTGATGTGGAACATCACCGGCAACGAAGCCCACGCCCAAAAAGCCGTGGAAATTATCGATGCCTACGCTGACTTTACGGTTGGCATTGCCGGCACCGACGCCGAACTCAACGGCTTGTACGGCTTTATGCTGGCAAACGCGGCCGAGCTAATGCGCTCCACCTACCCAGCGTGGGGCGCCGACCGGGTGCAGAAATGCCAAGCCATGCTGAAGAATGTGTTTTACCCCACCCTGCAAAACTTCAAGCCCTGCGCCCACGGCAACTGGGACATTATCTGCATGAAGGCGCTGATGGCGATTGCCATTTTCAGCGAAGACACGCCCATGTTCAACAAGGTGGTAAACTACTTCTACTACGGCGAAGGCAACGGCAGCATCGACCGCTATGTGCTGACTCCTGCCGGGCAGCTACAGGAAAGCAACCGCGACCAGCCGCACACGATGCTGGCCATTGGCTCCTTGGCCGAAATCGCCGAAATCGCACTGAAGCAGGGCACGGACCTGTATTCAGCTTCCAACAACGCCATCATGCGCGGGTACGAGTACACGGCCAAGTATAACTTAGGCTACGACGTGCCTTACCAAACAAGCTACGACTACTGCGAGAAAAACTACACGGATTATACTCCCGAGGCTATTTCCGCCGTGGAGCGCGGAGTTTTTCGGGCGGTTTTCGAAATCGCCTACAACCACTACGTGTTTCGCAAAAACCAGAAAATGCCCTACACCTTGGAAGTTCTGGGCAGAACAGGACCTGAAGGGGCGCCCTTCGGGGCCGACAACCCCGGCTACGGCTCGCTGTTCTTTTACCTGAATCCGAAAGAAGATTATGAGTACACCGGCGGCGCTGTTGACCCGGCAGTTGGCCTGCTCAACGACAACTTCACCACGGGTACCGATGGGTGGCAGGCAGCAACTGCGGGCTCCACGGCAACGGCAGCGGATGGGCAGCTGAAAATCACGATTGTGACCCCAGTGGGCGGTAAGGGCCGCGGCGACATGAAAAAGCCCAACACGACCTTATATCCCAACAACTACCCCATCCTGGCCATCAAGATGAAAAAGCCGGCAGCGGTAAATCTGACGTTGGATACCAACTTGGGTGCCTATGGCAACGGCGCCAACAAGTGGACGGGAAAAGTAGGTGAGGACATCTATTACTACGACATGACCAAGGTCGGTTTCGGCGCCGGGCCCATGTTTATTACGACGCCTACTTCTCTGGGCACGTTCCAGTTTAAAGTAGCCGACATCACGTCCGGCGAGAGCAGCTACACCGTCGATTGGGTGAAAACGGTGAAGAGCGTGAACGACTTGCTAGCGTATGATCCGAATACGGGCCTGATCAACGACAACTTTACAGCCGGTACCGATGGGTGGGCCCCGGCAACGAGTGGTTCTACGGCCATCGCTGAAAACGGACAGCTAAAGGTCAGCCTTGCAACCCTGGCGGGCGGTAAGGGGCGGGGCGACATAAAAAGAACCGCCGGCGCCACGTTATACCCTGCCAACTACCCCATTTTGGCCATCAAACTCAAGAACCCTGCCGTTGTCAACCTGACGTTGGATACAAACTTGGGTTCTTTCGGCAACGGCGGCAACCGCTACACGGGCAAGGTCGGCGAGCACATCTACTACTTCGACCTGAGCAAAACCGGGTTTGGCCCCGATGGTACTTTGCTTTCTGCCCCCACGGCGCTCGCACTTTTTCAGCTTAAAGTGGCCGACATCACGTCCGGCGAAGCCGGCTACCTGGTCGACTGGGTAAAAACGGTTAAAACCGTGGAGGAGCTGCAGGGGTTTGTGGCGCCTGATTATCAAGATGTTGTGTTTCCGGTTCTTGCCGAAAAGAAAGTAGGCGACGCCGATTTCACTCCTGCTACGAGCAGTGCTGGCCTGGCAATAACCTACCGGAGCTCTAACCCCGAGGTAGCCACCGTCGTGGACGGCCGGGTTCACCTTGTGGGCGCGGGCAGTGCCGAAATTACGGCTTCCCAGCCCGGCAACAACGCGTATTATCCGGCGGAAGCCATCACCCGCACCCTAACGGTTGCCAAGGGAAATCAGGAAATCACCTTTGCCCCGGTTGGTAACCAGGTATATGGATCGGGCCCCATCGAGGTGCCCGTAGTAGCCACTTCCAGTTCGGGCTTGCCCGTAACTGTGACAGTTAGCAGCGGGCCGGCGCAGCTTAGCGGCTCCTTGCTCACGGTGACGGGCATCGGTACTATAATTCTGCAAGCCTCGCAAGCCGGTAGCGCTAACTATCTGGCGGCCGCCAACGTGGAGCAGAGCTTTGAAGTGCAAGACCTTACCAAGCCCACGGTCCAGACCAAGAATATTACCCTGCAGCTGAACGAGTTCGGCAGCGCTGTCCTTGCGCCCGCGCAGGTGAACGAGGGCAGTTCGGATAACTACACGGCAGCGGCCAACCTGAAGCTGGTGCTGGATCAAACCACTTTCGGTTGTGACCAGGTAGGTCCAAACAAGGTAACCCTGACCGTAACCGATGAAAGCGGTAATTCTGCCTCCGGAACAGCTGTGGTCACGGTGCTGGGCGAGAAACCCAGCCCCAGCATTGTCGCGACGCCGAGCAGTGTGTATGTAAACGGGGTGCCCACGCTGTACATTGGCTACGGGCCACAGAGCGCCACACTTACTGCGTCGGGCGGCAGCTCTTATGCCTGGAGCCCCGCTACTGGTCTGAGTGATGCTACCAGCGCCGCCCCGGTTTTCACACCCACGGCGGCCGGCACTTACATTTTTACCGTGACGGCCACGAGCAGCACCGGCTGCAAGGCCACCACTACGCTCACACTGACGGTGGAGGACGTGCGCTGTGGCGCGGGCAGCGATAAGGTGCAAGTATGCCATAAGGGCCAGGTGATCTGCGTGGCTGCTGGTGCCCTGAACGCGCACTTAGGCCACGGCGACCAACTCGGCAGCTGCGCGCCCACCGCAAGCCGCAATCCAGGGCAGGAACTGAAGGCGCCCGCCCTTGCGACTACGGCCCCCATTTTCGAGGCCTACCCCAACCCGTTTGCAGAAAGCACTACGGTGCACTTCCGGGCCACGCAAACCACGCAAGCCAAACTTCAGGTGTACAATGCGTTGGGACAGTTGGTGGCAACGCTCTATGAAGGGCAAGCCCAGGCTGATCAGGACTACCATGTGTCGTTATCGGGCCAGGCTTTGGCCAATGGACTCTATACCTGTCGATTATCGCTTGGCGGCAAGCTGTACACGCAACGCTTAGCGCTGACCAAGTAG
- a CDS encoding glycoside hydrolase family 43 protein — protein sequence MSHAATTTSKTPVSAVWVADQGNGTYKNPVLNADYSDPDVVRVGSDYYLTASSFNASPGLPILHSKDLVNWRLIANALPRVPNAMFDTPQHGFGVWAPCFRYHAKQFYIFWGDPDFGIYMIKAPNPAGPWSSPVLVQGGKGLIDPAPFWDDNGQAYLVHAWAGSRAGVNSLLTLHRLSPDGTRLLDEGRNVYSGHDSNHTTEGPKLYKRNGYYYIFAPAGGVATGWQLVLRSKDLYGPYEERVVLDQGKTNINGPHQGAWVTTPNGQEDWFLHFQDRGAYGRVLHLQPMRWKNDWPVIGEDPDSDGKGQPVLTYRKPNVGHTYALGTPPENDEFNSDTLGQQWQWQANARVTWSALLRGQGFLRLFAVPVPKDATNLWPVPNLLLQKFPAADFTATTKVKLTLEWDVWQGKKAGLLIVGNDYAYLAVTKQAEGYRVAQMRCRDAPSGTPEQVVAEQPLPGAEVQLRVQVSGPEATCRFSYSTDDGASFRPIGEPFVAKPDKWTGAKVGLFCAGTQPERRIGGYADVDWFRITP from the coding sequence ATGAGTCATGCTGCCACAACGACGAGCAAGACGCCGGTCTCCGCCGTTTGGGTAGCCGATCAAGGCAACGGAACCTACAAAAACCCGGTGCTCAACGCGGATTACTCCGATCCGGACGTGGTGCGCGTGGGCTCGGATTATTACCTGACGGCGTCGAGCTTCAATGCCTCCCCGGGCCTGCCAATTCTGCATTCTAAGGACTTGGTGAACTGGCGGCTTATCGCCAATGCGCTACCCCGCGTACCTAACGCAATGTTCGATACGCCCCAGCATGGCTTTGGCGTGTGGGCACCCTGCTTCCGCTACCACGCCAAGCAGTTTTACATCTTCTGGGGCGACCCGGATTTTGGCATTTACATGATCAAGGCCCCCAACCCGGCGGGGCCGTGGAGCTCGCCCGTGCTGGTGCAAGGCGGCAAAGGGTTGATTGATCCGGCTCCCTTTTGGGACGACAATGGGCAGGCCTACCTCGTGCATGCGTGGGCCGGGAGCCGGGCCGGCGTCAACAGCCTGCTCACGCTTCACCGCCTCAGCCCCGACGGCACGCGCCTGCTCGACGAAGGCCGCAACGTTTACTCGGGCCACGATTCCAACCACACCACCGAAGGCCCCAAGCTTTATAAGCGGAACGGTTACTATTACATCTTCGCGCCAGCCGGCGGTGTGGCCACCGGCTGGCAACTGGTTTTGCGGTCGAAAGACCTGTATGGTCCTTACGAAGAGCGGGTCGTGCTGGATCAAGGCAAGACCAACATCAACGGCCCGCATCAAGGAGCATGGGTGACCACGCCCAACGGCCAAGAAGATTGGTTTCTGCATTTTCAAGATCGGGGGGCCTATGGGCGGGTGCTGCACCTGCAGCCGATGCGCTGGAAAAACGATTGGCCTGTGATTGGCGAAGACCCCGATAGCGACGGTAAAGGCCAACCCGTACTGACTTACCGCAAGCCCAACGTGGGGCACACGTATGCGCTGGGCACCCCACCTGAAAATGACGAGTTCAACTCCGATACCTTGGGCCAGCAATGGCAATGGCAGGCCAACGCCCGGGTGACATGGAGCGCCTTGTTGCGTGGGCAAGGCTTCTTGCGGCTGTTTGCGGTTCCGGTGCCCAAAGACGCTACCAACCTGTGGCCAGTGCCAAACCTGCTGTTGCAAAAGTTTCCGGCCGCCGACTTCACCGCCACCACCAAAGTCAAACTTACCCTTGAATGGGACGTGTGGCAAGGCAAAAAAGCGGGCCTGTTGATCGTGGGCAATGACTACGCTTACCTGGCCGTAACCAAACAGGCCGAAGGTTACCGCGTCGCGCAAATGCGATGCCGAGACGCACCCAGCGGTACCCCCGAGCAGGTCGTAGCCGAGCAGCCCTTGCCCGGCGCCGAAGTACAGCTGCGCGTGCAGGTAAGCGGGCCCGAAGCGACTTGCCGCTTCAGCTACAGCACAGACGACGGCGCTTCGTTTCGGCCCATTGGCGAGCCATTTGTGGCCAAGCCCGACAAGTGGACCGGCGCCAAGGTGGGCCTGTTTTGCGCTGGCACCCAACCCGAAAGGCGCATCGGCGGCTACGCCGACGTAGATTGGTTTCGTATTACGCCATAA
- a CDS encoding DUF4861 domain-containing protein — protein MRFLLLVPAAGLLLATGLLSATAPAVNPKSFTVRNKLNLDRKAETVSLPASRLRELINTYGAQNLLVKDAAGKAVVSQPVDNNGDGRIDELLIQTDIKANATQEFTITGFKTITAQQSKSQYTTYSRFVPERTDDYTWENDRVAFRTYGPEAERLVVAKEAGGTLTSGMDCWLKRVSYPIIDKWYAANGKEVGYYHIDHGEGYDPYHVGDSRGFAGIGVWDQDSLYVSRNFTSYKKLADGPIRTLFELTYAPWQAKGRTITEKKLISLDLGSNLTRFEEQIAANKPLPNVTIGTTLHAEPNGVRGVVKGEPAQGWFRYWEPIDDAFLGTGVVLAPRQVQGWKDHRTKAKEQSHLLVMATPKDNTLVYYAGFGWTKSGQFKNAADWDQYLAKYARRLASPLEVAF, from the coding sequence ATGCGCTTCCTTCTTCTTGTTCCCGCTGCCGGGTTGCTCTTGGCTACTGGCCTGCTGAGTGCCACCGCTCCCGCCGTCAACCCAAAGTCGTTCACCGTCCGCAACAAGCTGAACCTCGACCGCAAAGCCGAAACGGTTAGCCTTCCGGCCAGCCGGCTCCGTGAGTTAATCAATACCTACGGCGCCCAAAACCTGCTGGTGAAGGACGCCGCAGGCAAAGCCGTCGTGAGCCAACCCGTGGACAACAACGGCGACGGCCGCATCGACGAGCTGCTGATTCAGACCGACATCAAAGCCAATGCTACCCAAGAGTTTACGATAACGGGCTTTAAAACAATAACCGCGCAACAGTCTAAAAGTCAATACACTACGTATTCGCGCTTTGTGCCCGAGCGCACCGACGACTACACTTGGGAAAACGACCGGGTGGCGTTCCGCACCTACGGCCCCGAAGCCGAGCGCTTGGTGGTGGCCAAAGAGGCCGGTGGCACTCTTACCAGCGGCATGGACTGCTGGCTTAAGCGCGTGTCGTACCCCATAATCGACAAGTGGTATGCCGCCAACGGCAAGGAAGTAGGCTACTACCACATCGACCACGGCGAGGGCTACGACCCCTATCACGTGGGCGACAGCCGCGGCTTTGCCGGCATCGGGGTCTGGGACCAGGACTCGCTCTACGTCTCGCGCAACTTCACTTCCTACAAGAAGCTGGCTGACGGTCCCATTCGCACCCTTTTTGAGCTGACCTACGCTCCCTGGCAGGCTAAGGGCCGCACAATCACGGAGAAGAAACTCATCAGCCTCGATTTGGGCTCCAACCTGACCCGTTTTGAAGAGCAAATTGCGGCCAACAAGCCGTTGCCGAACGTGACCATTGGCACCACCCTGCACGCCGAACCCAACGGGGTACGCGGGGTGGTGAAAGGGGAACCCGCACAAGGCTGGTTTCGCTACTGGGAGCCCATAGACGACGCCTTCCTCGGTACCGGAGTCGTGTTGGCACCCCGGCAAGTGCAAGGTTGGAAAGACCACCGCACCAAAGCCAAGGAACAAAGCCATCTGCTAGTGATGGCCACGCCGAAGGACAACACGCTGGTGTATTATGCCGGCTTTGGCTGGACCAAAAGCGGGCAGTTCAAGAATGCCGCGGACTGGGATCAGTACTTGGCGAAGTATGCGCGCCGCCTGGCCTCACCCCTGGAAGTAGCTTTTTGA
- a CDS encoding M48 family metallopeptidase, with translation MPSVQYGETTIHYTVQDSPQLKAHYLSVEQHEGVVLKGRRLPGPQADRLVLQKARWVLEKLDLVRTAVSEDLVTGARIGYLGRRYYAEVVAEAGRPTPHIDFNHSRFRLYADPAAHDQATMHGALDQFFRAKAEEKLPPRVQLWAARTGLAYREVKVRTMAKRWGSCTPTNTILLNPDVIKLPYSLIDYVIVHELCHTKVKDHSKEFWAELARHLPNWKELDARVNRFRL, from the coding sequence ATGCCCAGCGTACAGTACGGCGAGACCACCATTCACTACACCGTGCAGGACAGCCCCCAGCTGAAGGCCCATTACCTCAGCGTGGAACAACACGAGGGCGTGGTGCTCAAGGGCCGGCGGCTGCCCGGGCCGCAGGCCGACCGCCTGGTGCTGCAGAAAGCGCGCTGGGTGCTGGAAAAACTCGACCTCGTGCGAACGGCGGTCTCCGAAGACCTGGTGACCGGCGCGCGCATTGGCTACCTGGGCCGCCGCTACTACGCCGAGGTGGTGGCCGAGGCCGGGCGCCCGACCCCGCACATCGACTTCAACCACTCCCGCTTCCGGCTGTACGCCGACCCCGCCGCACACGACCAGGCAACGATGCACGGGGCCTTAGATCAGTTTTTTCGCGCGAAGGCCGAAGAGAAGCTGCCGCCCCGGGTGCAGCTGTGGGCGGCCCGCACGGGCTTGGCGTACCGCGAGGTCAAGGTGCGCACCATGGCCAAGCGCTGGGGCAGCTGCACCCCGACCAACACGATCCTGCTCAACCCGGACGTGATCAAGCTGCCGTATTCGCTGATCGATTACGTCATTGTGCACGAGCTGTGCCATACGAAGGTGAAGGACCACTCCAAAGAATTCTGGGCCGAGCTGGCCCGACACTTGCCCAACTGGAAAGAGTTAGATGCGCGCGTGAATCGCTTTCGGCTGTAG
- a CDS encoding LacI family DNA-binding transcriptional regulator encodes MYNRRVSIADLAQQLNVATSTVSRALSDHSDVSEATKGRVRQLAEKLNYRPNHLASGLRKGRSGTLGVLVPHLTGHFFPEVLHTITTEATKAGWHVMICESNEDEHQERKNLDLLLNAQVEGVLVSLASSTRDFGHFEAVRQQVPLVFFDRVPEDPSFSAVVLDDYRGAYQMTAHLIEQGRTRIAYFTGPLHVSVFHHRLRGYREALLAHGLPFEAQLVHESDLSVQAGRQGMAQLLTLSQRPDAVLTAKDVAAVGARQVLEAQGLGVPDEVALASFSNARFTELAAPGLTSVDQQCAALGRAALRLLLEQVRAAGRPVAPCHLLLAPRLLLRESSQRPLHLRKVG; translated from the coding sequence ATGTATAACCGTCGCGTTTCCATTGCGGACTTAGCGCAGCAGCTAAACGTTGCCACCTCCACCGTCTCGCGGGCTTTGTCGGACCACAGCGATGTCAGTGAGGCCACGAAGGGGCGCGTGCGCCAGTTGGCCGAGAAGTTGAACTACCGGCCCAACCATTTGGCATCCGGCCTGCGCAAAGGTCGCAGCGGCACGCTGGGCGTGCTGGTGCCCCACCTGACGGGGCATTTCTTTCCCGAAGTCCTGCACACCATCACCACCGAGGCTACGAAGGCGGGGTGGCACGTAATGATTTGCGAATCCAACGAAGACGAGCACCAGGAGCGGAAAAACCTAGACCTGCTGCTGAACGCGCAGGTCGAAGGCGTGTTGGTCTCGCTAGCGAGTTCCACCCGGGACTTTGGGCACTTCGAGGCGGTGCGACAGCAGGTGCCGCTGGTATTTTTCGACCGTGTACCGGAAGATCCATCGTTTAGTGCCGTCGTGCTCGACGACTACCGCGGCGCCTACCAAATGACCGCGCACCTGATTGAGCAAGGCCGAACCCGCATCGCCTACTTCACAGGCCCGCTGCACGTGAGTGTCTTCCACCACCGCCTTCGCGGCTACCGTGAGGCGCTACTGGCCCACGGGTTACCCTTCGAGGCGCAGTTGGTGCACGAAAGCGACCTGAGCGTACAAGCCGGGCGGCAGGGCATGGCGCAGTTGCTGACGCTGTCGCAACGGCCCGACGCGGTATTGACGGCAAAAGATGTGGCCGCCGTCGGCGCCCGTCAGGTTTTGGAAGCGCAAGGCCTGGGCGTGCCCGACGAAGTCGCCTTGGCCAGCTTCAGCAACGCGCGGTTTACTGAGTTGGCCGCGCCCGGCCTCACCTCCGTGGATCAGCAGTGCGCCGCTCTGGGCCGCGCGGCGTTGCGCTTGCTGCTGGAACAGGTGCGAGCGGCAGGGCGGCCCGTGGCGCCGTGTCACCTGCTGCTCGCCCCCCGGCTCCTGCTGCGCGAGTCCTCGCAACGGCCCTTGCATCTGCGAAAAGTAGGGTGA